From a region of the Lactuca sativa cultivar Salinas chromosome 4, Lsat_Salinas_v11, whole genome shotgun sequence genome:
- the LOC111893439 gene encoding pectinesterase/pectinesterase inhibitor, which yields MANHLVQAVLSLGFSIVVILCIVALVARNGYLEDDELINTKAVCIICKPTEYKDACKKALSEVSKNSSSTKKDYIFASFHSIQKGLDKASEYAKSGGSELKNCAKLLGDASEALDQVLNVATKSKIATLGEQADPMLVWLTAIRAYQTTCVEEINDENLRKEMKQELDDANKHTFNTQKIVYYISDILMEFGVDMGNFHYAGHRRLLDLDEDDEGPVRFSAADRTLLGGGCDDEDEDDEDEDKDKDHGMFKKYTSQDYFKTPEPEKLKKLKKGSTMTPDVVVAQDGSGDFKTIKQALDGYPSNHKGRYFIYVKAGTYKEGQITVKKNQCNVYMYGDGRDKTIITGDKSQEKGKVGATQTATFVAEGERFMARGIGFRNTAGPDGNQAVAFRSQAPNTIMVDCSFEGYQNTIYYHAHDQFYKNCSIYGTVDFITGSGRAFFQDCEIYIRKPENGQSCYITADGKMKHVEAAGVVLQKCKIKADKELDSAKGETKSYLGRPWKPDATAVVMQCNIGDLIQPQGWSTWLETKNHKTCMFREFYNKGPGSDTDDRVKWKGFKVIKDKKYAGYFTPDAFMDAKSWLKRYKDIFAILGVTNLHVLLLDTHNVPISGYSLSTCESRKGLFLCKAIETTPLAATCRCYWCRSVDPHWTKSWPYDSHAIQQSIISGKGALSSLQIIAANSLHVVAISIAAKGSDTFRDDIHRLRQQLIPGREARKTPTGVRKVNIDDNNSDDSDHLVTTRIRDDVICGDKKVLTTRYWRRRVVAKGISD from the exons ATGGCTAATCATTTAGTACAAGCCGTGTTATCATTAGGGTTCTCGATTGTTGTTATTCTTTGTATCGTGGCTTTGGTGGCTAGAAATGGATATTTAGAGGATGATGAGCTGATAAACACCAAGGCAGTCTGCATCATCTGTAAACCAACAGAGTACAAAGACGCATGCAAAAAGGCATTAAGCGAGGTGTCCAAGAACTCGTCGTCCACCAAGAAGGATTACATATTTGCTAGCTTCCATAGCATCCAAAAGGGCCTTGATAAGGCTTCTGAGTATGCCAAGTCTGGTGGCTCGGAACTTAAGAACTGTGCGAAACTGTTAGGCGACGCCTCAGAAGCATTGGATCAGGTTCTTAATGTGGCAACGAAGAGCAAAATAGCGACTTTGGGAGAGCAGGCCGACCCGATGCTTGTGTGGCTCACAGCTATCCGTGCATACCAAACCACATGTGTCGAAGAGATCAACGACGAAAATCTCAGAAAGGAAATGAAACAGGAATTAGACGATGCCAACAAACACACCTTTAATACCCAAAAGATCGTCTACTATATCTCTGATATCCTCATGGAGTTTGGGGTTGACATGGGTAATTTCCATTACGCAGGACACCGCAGGCTTCTTGATCTTGATGAGGATGATGAGGGTCCCGTTCGGTTTTCTGCTGCTGACCGTACCCTTCTCGGTGGTGGTTGCGACGACGAGGACGAGGATGATGAAGACGAAGACAAAGACAAAGACCATGGGATGTTTAAAAAATACACAAGCCAAGACTACTTCAAAACTCCCGAACCTGAAAAACTTAAAAAGCTTAAAAAGGGATCAACCATGACACCCGATGTGGTGGTGGCTCAAGATGGCAGCGGTGATTTCAAGACCATCAAACAGGCCCTTGATGGGTATCCTTCAAATCACAAAGGAAGATATTTCATATATGTCAAGGCCGGTACTTACAAGGAGGGTCAGATCACCGTGAAAAAGAACCAATGCAATGTTTATATGTATGGTGATGGTCGTGACAAGACCATCATCACCGGTGACAAGAGCCAAGAAAAAGGAAAGGTCGGGGCCACCCAGACCGCAACTTTTGTTGCTGAAGGCGAACGGTTCATGGCAAGAGGTATAGGATTTAGAAACACGGCCGGTCCAGATGGGAACCAAGCGGTGGCATTCCGATCCCAAGCCCCCAATACTATCATGGTGGATTGTAGCTttgaaggttaccaaaacactaTATACTATCATGCCCATGACCAGTTCTACAAGAATTGCTCCATCTATGGAACTGTGGACTTTATCACTGGAAGCGGGAGGGCTTTCTTCCAAGATTGTGAGATCTATATTAGGAAACCAGAAAATGGCCAAAGCTGTTACATTACAGCAGACGGAAAAATGAAACATGTAGAAGCTGCAGGTGTAGTGCTTCAGAAGTGTAAGATCAAAGCAGACAAAGAACTAGATTCGGCCAAGGGAGAAACCAAGAGCTACCTCGGTCGTCCATGGAAGCCAGATGCTACAGCGGTGGTGATGCAATGCAACATAGGTGATCTCATTCAACCACAAGGATGGAGCACATGGCTTGAAACAAAGAATCACAAGACGTGCATGTTCAGAGAGTTTTACAACAAGGGACCTGGCTCTGACACCGATGATAGGGTCAAATGGAAAGGATTTAAGGTCATCAAAGATAAGAAATATGCCGGCTATTTTACCCCTGACGCCTTTATGGATGCGAAATCTTGG CTAAAAAGGTATAAGGATATCTTTGCAATATTAGGTGTTACAAATCTGCACGTTCTCTTATTGGATACG CATAACGTCCCAATAAGTGGTTATTCATTATCAACCTGTGAAAGCCGAAAG GGTTTGTTCCTGTGCAAGGCAATAGAGAcgacacctttagcggcgacatgtcgTTGCTATTGGTGTCGATCCGTTGACCCACATTGGACGAAATCTTGGCCCTACGATTCTCATGCGATCCAACAGTCGATAATCTCCGGAAAAGGCGCGTTGAGTTCCCTCCAGATTATCGCCGCTAATAGCCTCCATGTCGTCGCTATTAGCATCGCCGCTAAAGG CAGCGACACCTTTAGGGACGATATTCACCGATTGCGACAACAACTGATTCCGGGAAGAGAAGCCAGAAAAACTCCGACCGGTGTCCGGAAAGTTAATATAGACGACAACAATAGCGACGACAGTGACCATTTAGTGACAACGCGTATTAGAGACGACGTTATTTGCGGCGACAAAAAAGTATTAACTACGAGGTACTGGCGACGACGTGttgtcgctaaaggtattagcgactag
- the LOC111893438 gene encoding methylthioribose-1-phosphate isomerase-like isoform X1, which translates to MKSSITFSHYKVKLSCFQFPSMASQADSSLQAICYHRGSLQLLDQAYIEAAEVMLEDDVASNKAIGSYGSSFIQIQQKESKKFPFLTHCNTASLATAGFGTTLGVIRALHDDRVLGRAYCTETRPFNQGSRLTAYKLVHDKIPATLIGDYAATALMKTRSIHAIIVGADRVTANGVQEKLKKQIKEVKLAQSKEVSLHWYGMAESVQVIGGIYVAFSHLGEIRTFGMLHSRFKWVTSALCEHLVPMQKRGA; encoded by the exons ATGAAATCATCAATTACGTTCAGTCACTACAAGGTCAAGTTGAG TTGCTTCCAATTTCCATCAATGGCATCTCAAGCCGACTCATCTCTGCAAGCCATCTGTTATCACCGTGGCTCACTTCAACTACTTGATCAG GCTTACATTGAAGCTGCTGAAGTAATGTTGGAAGATGATGTTGCTTCCAATAAAGCAATCGGGTCATATGGATCTTCTTTCATTCAAATTCAACAAAAGGAATCTAAGAAATTTCCTTTTTTGACACATTGTAATACTGCCAG TCTTGCAACAGCTGGATTTGGAACTACTCTTGGAGTAATCCGTGCACTACATGATGATAGAGTACTAGGAAGAGCTTATTGTACAGAAACCCGTCCATTTAACCAA GGATCAAGATTGACAGCTTATAAATTAGTTCATGACAAAATACCCGCGACTCTTATAGGAGATTATGCAGCTACTGCTTTAATGAAAACTAGATCTATCCATGCTATCATTGTTGGAGCTGATCGTGTTACTGCTAATG GTGTTCAAGAGAAGTTAAAGAAACAGATTAAAGAAGTGAAACTTGCACAATCGAAAGAAGTGTCATTACACTGGTATGGCATGGCAGAG AGTGTTCAAGTTATTGGTGGAATCTATGTGGCCTTCAGCCACTTGGGTGAG ATAAGGACATTTGGCATGTTACATTCAAGATTTAAATGGGTTACTTCAGCTCTCTGCGAACACCTTGTGCCAATGCAAAAAAGAGGAGCCTAA
- the LOC111893438 gene encoding methylthioribose-1-phosphate isomerase-like isoform X2, with translation MASQADSSLQAICYHRGSLQLLDQAYIEAAEVMLEDDVASNKAIGSYGSSFIQIQQKESKKFPFLTHCNTASLATAGFGTTLGVIRALHDDRVLGRAYCTETRPFNQGSRLTAYKLVHDKIPATLIGDYAATALMKTRSIHAIIVGADRVTANGVQEKLKKQIKEVKLAQSKEVSLHWYGMAESVQVIGGIYVAFSHLGEIRTFGMLHSRFKWVTSALCEHLVPMQKRGA, from the exons ATGGCATCTCAAGCCGACTCATCTCTGCAAGCCATCTGTTATCACCGTGGCTCACTTCAACTACTTGATCAG GCTTACATTGAAGCTGCTGAAGTAATGTTGGAAGATGATGTTGCTTCCAATAAAGCAATCGGGTCATATGGATCTTCTTTCATTCAAATTCAACAAAAGGAATCTAAGAAATTTCCTTTTTTGACACATTGTAATACTGCCAG TCTTGCAACAGCTGGATTTGGAACTACTCTTGGAGTAATCCGTGCACTACATGATGATAGAGTACTAGGAAGAGCTTATTGTACAGAAACCCGTCCATTTAACCAA GGATCAAGATTGACAGCTTATAAATTAGTTCATGACAAAATACCCGCGACTCTTATAGGAGATTATGCAGCTACTGCTTTAATGAAAACTAGATCTATCCATGCTATCATTGTTGGAGCTGATCGTGTTACTGCTAATG GTGTTCAAGAGAAGTTAAAGAAACAGATTAAAGAAGTGAAACTTGCACAATCGAAAGAAGTGTCATTACACTGGTATGGCATGGCAGAG AGTGTTCAAGTTATTGGTGGAATCTATGTGGCCTTCAGCCACTTGGGTGAG ATAAGGACATTTGGCATGTTACATTCAAGATTTAAATGGGTTACTTCAGCTCTCTGCGAACACCTTGTGCCAATGCAAAAAAGAGGAGCCTAA
- the LOC111893438 gene encoding methylthioribose-1-phosphate isomerase-like isoform X3, with the protein MFDLVAFCSLLFQAYIEAAEVMLEDDVASNKAIGSYGSSFIQIQQKESKKFPFLTHCNTASLATAGFGTTLGVIRALHDDRVLGRAYCTETRPFNQGSRLTAYKLVHDKIPATLIGDYAATALMKTRSIHAIIVGADRVTANGVQEKLKKQIKEVKLAQSKEVSLHWYGMAESVQVIGGIYVAFSHLGEIRTFGMLHSRFKWVTSALCEHLVPMQKRGA; encoded by the exons ATGTTTGATTTAGTTGCTTTCTGTTCTTTGCTTTTTCAGGCTTACATTGAAGCTGCTGAAGTAATGTTGGAAGATGATGTTGCTTCCAATAAAGCAATCGGGTCATATGGATCTTCTTTCATTCAAATTCAACAAAAGGAATCTAAGAAATTTCCTTTTTTGACACATTGTAATACTGCCAG TCTTGCAACAGCTGGATTTGGAACTACTCTTGGAGTAATCCGTGCACTACATGATGATAGAGTACTAGGAAGAGCTTATTGTACAGAAACCCGTCCATTTAACCAA GGATCAAGATTGACAGCTTATAAATTAGTTCATGACAAAATACCCGCGACTCTTATAGGAGATTATGCAGCTACTGCTTTAATGAAAACTAGATCTATCCATGCTATCATTGTTGGAGCTGATCGTGTTACTGCTAATG GTGTTCAAGAGAAGTTAAAGAAACAGATTAAAGAAGTGAAACTTGCACAATCGAAAGAAGTGTCATTACACTGGTATGGCATGGCAGAG AGTGTTCAAGTTATTGGTGGAATCTATGTGGCCTTCAGCCACTTGGGTGAG ATAAGGACATTTGGCATGTTACATTCAAGATTTAAATGGGTTACTTCAGCTCTCTGCGAACACCTTGTGCCAATGCAAAAAAGAGGAGCCTAA
- the LOC111893437 gene encoding protein JINGUBANG, which yields MLYISFPSFSSPFHLFINTFFSKHPLSPPAGGNMKLRSFLSTCSATICTATDDDTTTITHRQKYGAPPGKLLFSDTSSSISDTTTTATSPSLDTSYSYSSSLHSNLSLQTLPSVPSLQKLSPDTLNLAVSHGYLTSLKPSPPGRVNYLAVHNHLLYAASGNLIHVFDTTSFALLDVFSVNDSSSGSVKSVAFHNGKVFTAHQDSKIRLWKLTENKRHKHATTLPTMEDRLLRSILNKNYVNVRRHRRRLWIEHHDAVTGLAMIDNQLMCSVSWDKYLKIWKTSNFRCVESIKAHDDAINAVVVAADGTIYTGSADRRIKVWGKLFGEKKHGLIATLEKHKSAVNALALNDVGSVLFSGACDRSILVWEKEDSANHMAVTGALRGHSKAILCLINVSNLLFSGSADRTVRIWQRGSHGKFCCLTVLDGHTEPVRSLVADTNSSEESVSESVSTSTVKVFSGSFAGEIKVWKVEVSNIASPMSSHLSKLKLRS from the coding sequence ATGCTCTATATATCGTTTCCTTCGTTTAGTTCACCATTTCATCTCTTCATCAACACATTCTTTTCGAAACACCCTCTATCTCCTCCGGCGGGCGGCAACATGAAATTACGTTCATTTCTTTCCACCTGCTCCGCCACCATCTGCACAGCTACAGACGACGACACGACCACCATAACACATCGACAAAAGTATGGAGCACCGCCAGGTAAACTCCTATTCTCCGACACAAGCAGTAGCATCTCCGATACTACCACCACAGCCACCAGTCCATCACTCGACACCAGTTACAGTTACAGCAGCAGCCTCCACAGcaacctctctcttcaaactcTACCCTCCGTCCCTTCCCTCCAGAAACTCTCCCCTGATACTCTCAACCTCGCCGTCTCCCATGGCTACCTAACCTCCCTCAAACCCTCCCCACCCGGACGAGTCAACTACCTTGCCGTCCATAACCACCTCCTCTACGCCGCCTCCGGCAACCTCATTCACGTATTCGATACGACATCATTCGCGCTACTGGATGTCTTCAGCGTCAACGACTCTTCGTCTGGTTCAGTTAAATCTGTTGCGTTTCACAACGGAAAAGTTTTTACTGCTCATCAGGATAGTAAGATCCGATTATGGAAATTAACAGAAAACAAACGTCACAAACACGCCACGACGCTGCCGACGATGGAAGATCGGTTGCTGAGAtcgattttaaataaaaattacgTGAATGTCCGTCGTCATAGACGGCGGTTATGGATCGAACACCACGACGCCGTCACTGGACTAGCGATGATAGATAATCAGCTAATGTGTTCGGTTTCATGGGATAAATACTTGAAAATCTGGAAAACTTCAAACTTCCGATGTGTGGAGAGTATCAAAGCACACGACGACGCAATCAACGCCGTCGTGGTCGCAGCCGACGGCACTATTTACACCGGATCCGCCGATCGCCGGATTAAAGTATGGGGAAAACTGTTTGGCGAGAAGAAACATGGACTCATTGCCACGTTGGAGAAGCACAAGTCAGCTGTCAACGCACTTGCGCTAAACGACGTCGGATCAGTGCTGTTTTCTGGCGCCTGTGACCGTTCAATCTTGGTGTGGGAAAAGGAGGACAGTGCAAACCATATGGCGGTGACCGGAGCGTTGCGGGGCCATAGTAAAGCAATACTTTGTCTCATCAACGTCTCAAATTTATTATTCAGTGGGTCCGCTGATCGTACGGTGAGGATTTGGCAACGTGGGTCCCACGGCAAGTTCTGTTGTTTGACTGTATTGGATGGGCATACAGAGCCCGTCCGATCGTTGGTGGCAGATACAAATTCATCAGAAGAATCTGTATCAGAATCTGTATCTACATCAACAGTAAAAGTGTTTAGCGGAAGTTTTGCGGGTGAAATTAAGGTATGGAAGGTTGAGGTCTCGAATATTGCAAGTCCGATGTCAAGTCATctatctaaactcaaactaagatcataa